A region from the Sphaerodactylus townsendi isolate TG3544 linkage group LG01, MPM_Stown_v2.3, whole genome shotgun sequence genome encodes:
- the LOC125440488 gene encoding zinc finger protein ZFP2-like: protein RQKPYKCLLCGKAFSRSGNLTSHQRIHTGQKPYQCQECGKAFNQRAHLTSHQRIHTGEKPYKCLECGKGFSKSGHLTSHRRIHTGEKPYKCLECGKAFSQSGKLTSHQRIHTGEKPYKCQECGKAFSQRVHLTSHQRSHTGEKPYKCLKCGKAFSDRKSLTSHDRIHTGEKPYKCLECGKAFSRSENLTSHQRIHTGEKPYTCLECGKAFSRSGYLTSHQRIHTGQKPYQCQECGKAFRYRGNLTSHQRNHTGQKPYQCQECGKGFSNSGSLISHRRIHTGEKPYKCLECGKAFSHSGSLTSHQRLHTGEKPYKCLECGKAFSHSGNLTSHQIIHPSHKL, encoded by the exons cggcagaaaccatacaaatgcctgctgtgtggaaaagccttcagtcgcaGTGGgaatcttacttcccatcaaagaattcatacagggcagaaaccatatcaatgccaggagtgtggaaaagccttcaatCAGCGAGCacatcttacttcccatcaaagaattcacacaggggagaaaccatacaaatgccttgagtgtggaaaaggcttcagtaaGAGTGGACACCTCACTTCCCACCGAAGAatacacacaggagagaaaccatacaaatgccttgagtgtggaaaagccttcagtcagagtggaaagcttacttcccatcaaagaattcatacaggggagaaaccatacaaatgccaggagtgtggaaaagccttcagtcagagAGTACatcttacttcacatcagagaagtcacacaggggagaaaccatacaaatgcctcaaGTGTGGAAAGGCCTTCAGTGACAGGAAAAGTCTTACTTCACATGatagaattcacacaggggagaa accatacaaatgcctggagtgtggaaaagccttcagtcgcaGTGAGAATCTTacatcccatcaaagaattcacacaggagagaaaccttacacatgcctggagtgtggaaaagccttcagtcgcaGTGGgtatcttacttcccatcaaagaattcatacagggcagaaaccatatcaatgccaggagtgtggaaaagccttcaggtACCGTGgaaatcttacttcccatcaaagaaatcacacagggcagaaaccatatcaatgccaggagtgtggaaaaggcttcagtaaCAGTGGAAGTCTAATTTCAcatcgaagaattcacacaggggagaaaccatacaaatgccttgagtgtggaaaagccttcagtcacagtggaagccttacttcccatcagagacttcacacaggggagaaaccatacaagtgcctcgagtgtggaaaagccttcagt